One Methylophaga marina DNA window includes the following coding sequences:
- a CDS encoding methyl-accepting chemotaxis protein, with product MHFSIQQRFSIWAGLGLLSVVLMAVLVGLWQFDKIKQTLAAQSYEVTRGQVEDYLQVLASDTAGELSTPLLSAMHSIQGVASAMNAVVKSEGNHDRRELAIRMLEQTLSDHPNFLATYVAFEPNALDGADKLAKQTKGSDAAGRFMPYVTRDNNDFMVALLEGLEDKNLDENGNRVGEYYLCSKESGKSCVIDPYLYPVDDKEVLLSSLVAPIKVHEQFIGIAGVDISASFLQSVISDVESRLYDGRGRTLLVSPRGVISGHSQHPYLIGQNLRVLEASIRDNLREVAASDETRILHSKQQFIVMKPFHLPGNEQRWIAYMEVPEEIVMADVIKQNQFLELAQERFITTTTILGLFLSLLGVFTIWLVARKSIRPLTEMTTLVTSIAEGEGDLTQRLNINYRDETGKLSLLLNTFIEKLQNLVKQLLPVASDVSELSSEGRQISVETSIQMLEQESLIEDMVLTMNEMAASAQQIAASAERTSQFVQYANDATTVGTEVLQKRTVTIDHISQSVRQSEVAVQSMAKNVDNILKIISVFDDIALKINHLTNQSTDNPTVSKNKAEPDLVTEQIRNLASQTHQAVADMRKQLTIMQQSNQLALNTIDLSGQHVSETVELAQQAESALNDINQAIEEVTEMTLEIAAATEQQSAACDEVNHNLSEVSRLVHLTSKGAQQLRGVGNELDLAAGRLQEKLALFKV from the coding sequence ATGCATTTTTCCATTCAACAACGTTTTAGCATCTGGGCTGGACTCGGGCTTCTTAGCGTTGTTTTGATGGCGGTCTTGGTCGGACTATGGCAGTTTGACAAGATAAAACAAACGCTTGCCGCTCAGAGTTATGAGGTGACACGTGGTCAGGTTGAAGACTATCTTCAGGTACTGGCTAGTGATACAGCCGGGGAATTATCTACACCGCTTTTATCTGCAATGCATTCAATACAGGGTGTTGCCTCTGCAATGAATGCTGTTGTGAAGTCCGAAGGCAACCATGATAGACGAGAGTTGGCCATTCGCATGCTTGAGCAAACTTTATCGGACCACCCAAACTTTCTGGCGACCTACGTGGCTTTTGAACCCAATGCACTTGATGGGGCAGATAAACTGGCAAAACAGACAAAGGGAAGTGATGCTGCAGGTCGCTTCATGCCCTATGTGACGAGAGACAATAATGATTTTATGGTGGCTTTGCTGGAAGGGTTGGAGGACAAAAACCTGGATGAGAACGGCAACAGAGTTGGGGAATATTATCTCTGTTCAAAAGAGAGTGGCAAAAGTTGTGTAATTGATCCCTATCTTTACCCTGTAGATGACAAGGAAGTCTTATTGAGTAGTCTTGTCGCTCCGATAAAAGTTCATGAGCAATTTATCGGTATTGCTGGTGTGGATATCTCTGCCAGCTTCTTGCAATCAGTGATCAGTGACGTTGAGTCACGACTATACGATGGCCGGGGAAGGACATTATTGGTCAGTCCCAGAGGTGTGATCTCAGGGCATAGTCAACATCCTTATTTAATTGGTCAGAACTTGAGAGTGTTGGAAGCATCAATACGCGACAATCTCAGAGAAGTGGCGGCCAGTGATGAAACCAGAATTCTACACTCCAAGCAACAATTCATCGTCATGAAACCTTTCCATCTGCCGGGCAATGAGCAACGTTGGATTGCATATATGGAAGTACCCGAAGAAATTGTGATGGCTGATGTAATCAAGCAAAATCAGTTCCTTGAACTCGCACAAGAACGGTTTATAACGACAACAACAATATTAGGCTTATTTCTTTCACTACTTGGGGTGTTTACGATATGGCTAGTGGCTCGCAAAAGTATCCGGCCACTGACAGAAATGACCACACTGGTGACTTCCATAGCTGAAGGAGAAGGCGATCTCACACAGCGATTAAATATTAATTATCGTGATGAAACAGGCAAACTATCTCTTCTATTAAATACCTTTATTGAAAAGCTACAAAATCTGGTTAAGCAGTTGCTTCCAGTTGCCAGTGATGTCAGTGAATTATCTTCGGAAGGCCGACAGATCAGTGTAGAAACGAGCATTCAGATGTTAGAACAAGAAAGCCTGATCGAGGATATGGTACTGACGATGAATGAGATGGCTGCATCAGCACAGCAAATCGCTGCAAGTGCTGAACGAACATCACAATTTGTGCAATATGCTAATGATGCAACAACAGTAGGGACAGAAGTTCTTCAAAAAAGAACTGTAACCATTGATCACATCAGTCAGTCGGTTCGCCAGTCGGAAGTTGCCGTGCAGAGTATGGCAAAAAATGTCGATAATATATTGAAAATTATCTCAGTTTTTGATGATATTGCACTAAAAATCAATCACCTGACGAACCAATCCACAGATAATCCTACGGTCAGCAAGAATAAAGCTGAGCCTGACCTCGTTACAGAGCAGATTAGAAACCTGGCGAGTCAGACTCACCAGGCTGTGGCTGATATGCGTAAGCAACTAACCATCATGCAGCAAAGTAATCAGCTAGCATTAAATACAATAGATCTAAGCGGTCAACACGTATCAGAAACAGTAGAGTTGGCACAACAGGCAGAATCAGCGTTAAATGATATTAATCAGGCTATCGAAGAAGTGACTGAAATGACGCTGGAAATTGCTGCAGCCACAGAACAACAGTCAGCCGCTTGTGATGAAGTTAATCATAATCTTTCCGAGGTTTCGCGACTGGTGCACCTGACCTCAAAAGGAGCGCAACAATTGCGTGGCGTGGGGAATGAACTGGATCTAGCTGCTGGCAGACTGCAAGAGAAACTGGCGTTATTCAAGGTTTAG
- the tatB gene encoding Sec-independent protein translocase protein TatB, producing the protein MFNIAFPELIVILLVSLVVIGPDKLPKVAQTLGVMVGRIQRFMTAVKDDIDQEMRSDDLLRLQEELKQQKEGLNDELRKGMQPVAEVIRRSETPASETARENPSATTTKVAEHKKSVTQQKESLSE; encoded by the coding sequence ATGTTTAATATCGCCTTCCCCGAGCTTATCGTCATTCTATTGGTATCGCTGGTTGTTATTGGTCCCGATAAACTTCCAAAGGTAGCGCAGACTCTAGGTGTGATGGTGGGGCGTATTCAACGGTTTATGACGGCTGTTAAAGACGATATCGATCAAGAAATGAGATCTGACGATCTTTTACGGTTGCAGGAAGAGCTAAAACAACAAAAAGAAGGCTTGAATGATGAGCTTCGTAAAGGCATGCAGCCGGTTGCCGAAGTGATTCGCCGCTCTGAAACGCCTGCTTCAGAAACAGCCAGGGAAAACCCTAGTGCTACAACAACCAAAGTCGCTGAGCATAAAAAAAGTGTGACCCAACAGAAGGAATCGCTAAGTGAGTAG
- a CDS encoding glycogen/starch/alpha-glucan phosphorylase, which produces MSPRYACTANPAPELFDTEKLGMNSDALIKDFKRYYGTHLAQDKGCASGHYLYSSLALTLRDRLFNRMKHTKHTYAEKHCKHAYYLSMEFLMGRAMGNAVLNLGLEKETTKALNELNLDFENLIEMEHDAGLGNGGLGRLAACFIDSCATLQLPVTGYGLRYEYGMFQQRIENGFQVEKPDHWLQDGNPWELERPEFTQRIKFGGHTEYHPSDSGDMRVHWVNTNDVLAIPFDLPIPGYQNGTVNVLRLWKAGATDEFNLEDFNSGSYTEAVAAKNEAENISMVLYPNDASENGKELRLRQQYFLASASLQDIIDYWVTTHGESFDNFAEKNCFQLNDTHPTVAVAELMRLLMDEHGLSWDKAWDITSNTMAYTNHTLLPEALERWPVNMFGRLLPRILEIIYEINARFLREVARRWPGDKTRLARMSIIEEGDEKQVRMAHLAIIGSYSINGVAALHSELLKKGLFHDFYELWPHKFNNKTNGVTQRRWLAWCNPDLSELITDTIGDKWITQLTELKKLEEYAHDKTFQKKWHAAKLANKQRLAKLVKDSCGVEFNPEAMFDIQVKRIHEYKRQLLNILHVIHLYDRIKRGDTKNMTPRCVLFGGKAAPGYVMAKRIIKLINNVASTVNNDPDVGDLLKVVFLPNYQVSAMEVICPAADLSEQISTAGKEASGTGNMKFMMNGAMTIGTLDGANIEIRDEAGAENFFLFGLTEDEVTELKPTYNPRFIIDNDADLKRVVDLLESGHFNQCEEGCFDDIIAAFTSPNDPWMTVADFHSYVEAQQRAAEVYQDKERWIAMSIMNSANSGMFSTDRTMEEYNNDIWKLEKINPRY; this is translated from the coding sequence ATGAGCCCACGTTACGCATGTACTGCTAACCCCGCCCCGGAATTATTCGACACTGAAAAACTGGGAATGAATAGCGATGCTCTCATCAAAGATTTCAAACGTTATTACGGTACACACTTAGCTCAGGATAAAGGCTGTGCTTCGGGTCATTATCTCTATTCGTCATTAGCACTGACATTAAGAGATCGCCTGTTCAACCGAATGAAACACACCAAGCACACCTATGCAGAAAAGCACTGTAAACATGCTTATTACTTATCAATGGAATTTCTGATGGGCCGAGCCATGGGTAATGCCGTGCTCAACTTAGGCCTGGAAAAAGAAACGACCAAAGCATTGAATGAGCTGAATTTGGATTTTGAAAACCTGATTGAAATGGAACATGACGCCGGTCTCGGTAATGGTGGCCTGGGTCGCTTAGCCGCCTGCTTCATAGATAGTTGTGCCACGTTACAATTACCGGTAACAGGTTATGGTCTGCGTTATGAATATGGCATGTTCCAACAACGCATCGAAAATGGATTTCAGGTAGAAAAACCTGATCACTGGTTGCAAGATGGTAACCCGTGGGAATTGGAGCGGCCTGAATTTACTCAGCGCATTAAATTTGGGGGTCATACCGAGTATCATCCAAGTGATAGTGGTGATATGCGTGTTCACTGGGTAAACACCAATGATGTCTTAGCTATCCCATTTGATCTGCCCATCCCCGGTTATCAAAATGGCACTGTTAATGTGCTGCGGTTATGGAAAGCCGGTGCCACTGATGAGTTCAACCTGGAAGACTTCAACTCCGGCTCCTACACAGAAGCCGTGGCGGCTAAAAATGAAGCTGAAAATATCAGCATGGTGCTCTATCCGAATGATGCCAGCGAGAATGGTAAAGAGCTCCGTCTACGCCAGCAGTACTTCTTAGCCTCAGCCAGTTTGCAAGACATTATCGACTACTGGGTCACCACCCATGGTGAGTCATTCGATAATTTTGCCGAGAAAAATTGTTTCCAGCTAAATGATACTCACCCTACTGTGGCAGTTGCCGAACTCATGCGTTTATTAATGGATGAACATGGACTGAGCTGGGATAAAGCCTGGGACATCACCTCCAACACGATGGCCTATACTAACCATACTCTGTTACCAGAAGCTTTGGAGCGCTGGCCGGTCAATATGTTTGGGCGTCTGCTGCCACGCATTCTGGAAATTATTTACGAAATTAATGCCCGCTTCCTGCGTGAAGTCGCCAGACGCTGGCCGGGAGATAAAACCAGATTAGCAAGAATGTCGATTATTGAGGAAGGCGATGAAAAGCAAGTGCGCATGGCCCATCTTGCCATTATCGGCAGTTACTCGATAAACGGTGTCGCCGCCTTGCACTCTGAGTTACTGAAAAAAGGCTTATTCCATGATTTTTATGAACTCTGGCCGCATAAATTCAATAATAAAACCAACGGTGTAACCCAACGTCGCTGGCTAGCCTGGTGTAATCCGGACTTAAGTGAACTGATTACAGACACCATTGGTGATAAATGGATTACTCAACTCACCGAGCTGAAAAAACTGGAAGAGTATGCCCATGACAAAACGTTCCAGAAGAAATGGCATGCGGCTAAACTTGCTAATAAACAGCGCTTGGCAAAATTAGTGAAAGATAGCTGCGGCGTCGAGTTTAATCCTGAAGCGATGTTTGATATTCAGGTTAAACGTATTCACGAATACAAACGTCAGTTACTTAACATCCTGCATGTTATTCATCTCTATGACCGTATCAAACGTGGCGATACGAAAAACATGACGCCACGTTGTGTCCTATTCGGTGGCAAAGCCGCACCGGGTTATGTCATGGCAAAACGTATCATTAAATTGATAAATAATGTCGCCAGTACAGTAAATAATGATCCGGATGTGGGTGATCTGTTAAAAGTCGTGTTTTTGCCAAACTACCAGGTCTCAGCCATGGAAGTGATTTGTCCTGCAGCTGATTTATCTGAGCAAATTTCTACTGCCGGTAAAGAAGCCTCTGGTACAGGCAATATGAAATTTATGATGAACGGTGCAATGACCATTGGTACGCTCGATGGTGCCAATATTGAAATTCGTGATGAAGCCGGCGCAGAAAACTTCTTCCTGTTCGGCCTGACTGAAGATGAAGTAACTGAGCTTAAACCAACATATAATCCACGGTTTATTATTGATAACGATGCTGACCTGAAACGTGTTGTCGACTTATTGGAGTCTGGACACTTCAACCAATGTGAAGAAGGCTGTTTTGATGACATCATTGCTGCCTTTACCAGCCCCAATGATCCGTGGATGACCGTCGCCGATTTCCATAGCTATGTCGAAGCCCAACAACGCGCCGCAGAAGTTTATCAAGACAAAGAACGCTGGATTGCAATGAGTATTATGAACAGTGCCAACAGCGGTATGTTCTCTACCGACAGAACCATGGAAGAGTACAACAACGATATCTGGAAGCTGGAAAAAATTAACCCACGCTATTAA
- the tatC gene encoding twin-arginine translocase subunit TatC, producing MSSKEEFFSHLLELRQRLLKIVAGIFFIMLALFPFANDIYQFLATPLLQALPAGGQMIATEVTTPFFVPLKVVMLAAFIISSPYTLYQIWAFIAPGLYSNERHLIAPLVITSVFLFICGMAFAFFLVFPVVFGFITSTAPEGVAVMTDIGKYLDFIIVLFIAFSLAFETPIAVVLMVAAGMVSVTALKQARSYVIVGAFVIGAIITPPDIISQFMLAIPMWVLYEIGILVAHALQQKKHHQYEHTS from the coding sequence GTGAGTAGTAAAGAAGAATTTTTCAGTCACTTGTTAGAACTTCGACAACGATTGCTGAAAATTGTGGCTGGGATTTTCTTCATCATGCTCGCATTATTTCCCTTTGCAAATGATATTTATCAGTTTTTGGCAACCCCTTTACTACAAGCTTTGCCAGCAGGGGGACAAATGATTGCCACTGAAGTGACTACCCCTTTCTTTGTTCCTCTCAAGGTGGTGATGTTAGCCGCCTTTATCATTTCATCTCCCTATACGCTTTACCAGATCTGGGCTTTCATCGCGCCTGGTTTGTATAGCAATGAGCGCCATCTTATTGCACCTTTAGTCATCACCAGTGTTTTTCTATTTATTTGTGGGATGGCTTTTGCTTTTTTCTTGGTCTTTCCTGTCGTGTTCGGTTTTATCACCAGTACAGCTCCCGAAGGAGTCGCGGTGATGACTGATATTGGTAAATATTTAGATTTCATCATTGTGCTTTTTATTGCTTTCAGCCTGGCATTTGAAACACCTATCGCGGTGGTACTGATGGTCGCGGCTGGGATGGTAAGTGTGACGGCATTGAAGCAAGCGCGTTCCTACGTCATTGTTGGTGCGTTTGTTATTGGCGCTATTATTACGCCGCCTGACATTATTTCTCAGTTTATGTTGGCTATTCCCATGTGGGTGTTGTACGAAATTGGCATATTAGTCGCCCATGCCTTACAGCAAAAAAAGCATCATCAGTATGAGCATACATCCTGA
- a CDS encoding c-type cytochrome has product MKTVRLVIFMYRHILFFLLFSPALVAEPLVQPLGKDAVQQSQQTAWNLTITPDGKNLPVGHGTAEQGKQLFNQHCASCHGFGAIGASAMPLVGDVGSLTDDYPEKTVNSYWPYATTLYDYIRRAMPPSAPFSLSSNEIYALCAYILNQDDILENDVELNEVTLPQVKMPNRDGFSPIYPNKR; this is encoded by the coding sequence ATTCTATTCTTTTTACTGTTTTCTCCAGCACTTGTCGCCGAGCCATTAGTCCAGCCATTGGGTAAAGATGCTGTGCAACAATCACAGCAAACAGCATGGAACCTTACTATAACCCCTGATGGCAAAAATTTACCTGTGGGACATGGCACTGCAGAGCAAGGCAAACAACTATTTAATCAGCACTGTGCCAGCTGTCATGGATTTGGTGCCATCGGCGCCAGCGCTATGCCGCTGGTCGGTGACGTTGGCTCGCTCACGGATGACTACCCAGAGAAAACCGTAAATAGCTATTGGCCTTATGCAACAACACTTTATGACTACATTCGGCGAGCCATGCCCCCCTCAGCACCTTTTTCTTTGAGTAGTAATGAAATCTACGCACTTTGCGCTTATATTTTAAATCAGGATGATATACTCGAGAACGATGTGGAACTCAATGAAGTCACACTACCTCAGGTAAAGATGCCTAATCGGGATGGGTTTTCTCCCATCTATCCAAACAAACGCTGA